A genome region from Desulfobacterales bacterium includes the following:
- a CDS encoding OmpA family protein, which produces MARKKKAEKEKKPPDLLLVMNIALFIILLAFFILLNSLAVVSEDKTLAAIGSLRGSFGSLTGDVALLPEVAGDLVSLSLSPDIGLIDLSSLFVGKGDFIENIYYKAHRRGTLLIIPSNLLFEDYGMKIKESSYKLLEALSISINKNDYPVEILGHMDNIPMPDEYKTTNLELTSIRSLSVLKYFISKGNVQPDRITAYGCGEYNPVVSNQTKESRELNNRMEILFVHKKKTDKPNGIYTYRDFFFNIFN; this is translated from the coding sequence ATGGCTAGAAAAAAAAAAGCTGAAAAGGAGAAGAAACCACCAGATCTTCTCTTAGTAATGAATATAGCACTTTTTATAATTCTTTTAGCATTTTTTATATTATTGAATTCATTGGCAGTTGTTAGTGAGGACAAAACTCTTGCGGCAATAGGTTCTTTAAGGGGGTCATTTGGTTCTTTAACAGGAGATGTAGCTCTTTTACCTGAAGTAGCTGGCGATCTTGTATCTCTCAGTTTAAGTCCTGATATAGGATTAATCGATTTATCTTCTCTTTTTGTCGGAAAAGGAGATTTTATTGAAAATATATATTATAAAGCTCACAGAAGAGGCACTTTGCTTATTATCCCTTCTAACCTATTGTTTGAAGACTATGGCATGAAAATCAAAGAATCAAGCTATAAATTATTAGAAGCTCTATCAATTTCAATTAATAAAAATGACTATCCTGTTGAAATTTTAGGTCATATGGATAATATACCTATGCCAGATGAATATAAAACAACAAATTTAGAACTTACATCTATAAGGTCTTTAAGCGTTCTTAAATATTTCATCAGTAAAGGAAATGTTCAACCTGACCGAATAACTGCTTATGGCTGTGGAGAATATAATCCAGTTGTTTCAAATCAAACTAAAGAATCAAGGGAGCTTAATAACAGGATGGAAATATTATTCGTTCATAAGAAAAAAACAGATAAACCTAATGGCATATATACTTATAGAGATTTCTTTTTTAACATATTCAATTAA
- a CDS encoding MotA/TolQ/ExbB proton channel family protein, producing the protein MDIATIIGMVSAFGLVVAAILMGSGLGLFVDPPSLLIVVGGTFGATLINYPLKEVLGTTSVIKNAFFAKTVKLDEINKQFVEYATKARREGILALEAEVRNIQDDFLKKGLQLSVDGLEPQSIQNILSTDIEYLKSRHSLGAEVLTTMGTFAPALGMIGTLVGLVQMLQSMDDPSKIGPAMAIALLTTFYGSVLANLICMPLAGKLRTRSKEETLIKEMILEGIVSLTNGDNPRILEQKLLAFLPPKLRQTSFK; encoded by the coding sequence ATGGATATTGCAACTATAATTGGAATGGTATCAGCTTTTGGTTTAGTTGTTGCTGCTATTCTTATGGGCAGTGGTTTAGGATTATTCGTGGACCCTCCTTCCCTTTTAATAGTAGTTGGAGGAACATTTGGCGCTACACTTATTAATTATCCTTTAAAAGAGGTTTTAGGGACGACTTCTGTAATAAAAAATGCCTTTTTCGCTAAAACTGTAAAATTAGATGAAATTAATAAACAGTTTGTGGAATACGCTACAAAAGCAAGACGAGAAGGAATACTAGCTCTTGAAGCTGAAGTCAGAAATATTCAAGATGATTTTTTAAAAAAAGGCCTCCAACTTTCAGTTGATGGACTTGAACCTCAATCAATTCAAAATATACTTAGTACTGATATAGAATATTTAAAATCAAGACATAGTCTCGGGGCAGAAGTTTTAACTACAATGGGAACATTTGCACCAGCACTTGGAATGATTGGAACATTAGTAGGGCTTGTTCAGATGCTTCAATCAATGGACGATCCAAGCAAAATTGGACCAGCTATGGCTATTGCTCTTTTAACTACATTTTATGGTTCAGTTTTGGCTAACCTTATATGTATGCCACTTGCTGGAAAACTAAGAACAAGAAGCAAAGAAGAAACTCTTATAAAAGAAATGATATTAGAAGGAATTGTTTCCTTAACAAATGGAGATAACCCACGTATTCTTGAACAAAAGCTTCTTGCATTTTTACCTCCTAAATTACGACAAACTTCATTTAAATAA